A window from Engraulis encrasicolus isolate BLACKSEA-1 chromosome 13, IST_EnEncr_1.0, whole genome shotgun sequence encodes these proteins:
- the dap1b gene encoding death-associated protein-like 1 homolog, giving the protein MYPFCEQNFNMVQVPKSGTRENLNLKAGHPPAVKAGGMRVAKKSTEETGAAEKETKRPDKPRPASASSKMHQVSVLTAGTLEKLGHDFPETPVSVRHSRVRPAMEKPHIPRTFFIQQPRKC; this is encoded by the exons ATGTACCCATTTTGTGAACAAAACTTCAACATGGTGCAAGTACCAAAATCCGGAACGAGAGAAAATCTTAATCTGAAGGCTGGCCATCCTCCAGCAG TGAAAGCTGGCGGTATGCGTGTGGCCAAGAAGAGCACAGAGGAGACAGGAGCGGCAGAGAAGGAGACCAAGAGGCCCGATAAGCCGAG aCCAGCAAGTGCCAGCTCCAAAATGCATCAAGTCAGTGTTCTGACGGCTGGTACGCTGGAGAAG cTGGGCCATGACTTTCCGGAGACCCCGGTGAGCGTGCGGCACAGCCGAGTCCGGCCGGCAATGGAGAAGCCACACATACCACGCACCTTCTTCATCCAGCAGCCTCGCAAGTGTTGA